GCGTCGCGAGCGTCTTCGCGCCCGCGCAGTGATCGATGTGCCCGTGCGTGAGCAGCACCTTCTCGACCTGCACGTTCTGCCGCGCGACTTCCTGTTCGATCCGGTCGAGATCGCCGCCCGGATCGACGACGGCGGCGCGGCCCGTTTTCTCGCAGACGAGCAGCGAGCAGTTCTGCTGGAACGGCGTGACCGGAATGAGCGTGACTTTCATGGAGGCACCGGCGGCTAAAAGGAGCGATTGTACCGGTCGCGCGTGCCGCCTGCCGGTCGCGCGACGCGCGTCGCGGCGGACGCCTCCGGGCATTCCCGGAGCATGTCGATTGTTACGGCCATAGTGAGAATCAATGGTCCCCGACGGGCGCTTTTCGAGACAACCTTTTGGTTTATGTATAATGCGCCCCATTGCACGTGAATTTCACGCAATTCGCTGGTGTTTCGGCCCCGTTAAAAAAGGGGCGTCGGAGGCACCGTCAAGCATCAGCCGCCGGGGAGTCCGGCGGTGTATCCAGCACCGAATATTCGGTGCTCACGTCTTGTCCGGCCGGGTGCTGCGCGCCCGCCTGCGGCCCTGCTGCCGCGCCGCCGGATGGGGCCTGTGCCGCCGTTCCTGTGAGTCGGTCGTTTCGACGCGCGCGAACGTGAAGCCATGTTCGATGGCGGCATGTGGGGTCTGGTCAGGCTGTTGGGGACAGGTTGCGCCAGACGTGAAAGCTAATCAGGACGGTTGCGGCCTAGACGAAAGCCGCGCCCATGCTAGCCGCCTGCTCGCATCCGAGCGGGGCGTGCACGCATTTGCCGTCCGGGCCGCATATCCGCGCCGTGAATCGGTGTGATGAAGGCGCGGCCCGAACCAGAAGGCGACACGTCGATGAATTTACGTTTTCCGAGTCGATTCGGGACCATTGCATTGTTTTTTGCGCTGACGGGCTGCGCGGTGCCACCCAGCCAGACCACCGGTAGCGCGAACCAGAAGAACGCCGTCGACAAGACGGCCGCCGCCGCGAAGGCGGATAGCGACAAGCAGCTGAACTTTGATTCCGCGCTGGCATCGATGCCGGCTGCCGACAGCAAGGACGCGAAGAAGTCGTCGCTGGCGGACGCCGAGCCGATCGACGGCAAGGATGTGTCCGATTTCCGCCAGACGGGCCGCGCATCGTGGTACGGGCGGGACTTCCACGGCCGCCGCACCGCGAACGGCGAGCGCTTCAACATGAATGCACTCACCGCCGCACACCGCACGCTGCCGCTGTCGTCGTACATCAAGGTGACGAACGCGTCGACCGGCAAGTGGGTCGTCGTGAAGGTCAACGATCGCGGGCCGTTCAAGCGCGGTCGTGTGCTCGACCTGTCGTATGCGGCCGCCAAGATGATCGGCCTCGTGCACGCCGGCACGGGCCGCGTGAAGATCGAAGGGCTGTCGCCGCAGGAAGCGCGCGAGGCACGCGACGAAATGTTCGCGTCGGTCTCGGCGAAGTAACGCAGCGGCTCGACCGCTCATGCAAAAGGGCTGCCCGCGGGCAGCCCTTTGTCTTTCCTGCGCGGCGCGATGCCGGCGCCGGCTTCCCGGTGCCGGCCGCCTCGCGTGTCAGCTTTCGTCCTTCAGCGCCAGCGCACGCGCATACAGCGTGTTGCGCGACGCGCCCGTCAGCGCGGCCGCGAGCTTGGCCGCGCTCTTCACCGGCACCTCTTCCAGCAGCAGCTTGAGCAGCGCGTCGTGCGCGGTGTCGTCGGCTTCGCCGCTCGTCGCCGGTGCGCCTTCGACCACCAGCACGAACTCGCCGCGCTGCCGGTTCGCATCGCCGGCGAGCCAGGTCTGTCCTTCGGCCAGGGTGCCCTGGAACAACTGCTCGTGTAGCTTGGTGAGCTCGCGCGCGATCAGCAGCCGGCGCGCGGGGCCGAATGCGTCGGCGAGTGCGGCGACGGTTTCGGCGATCCGGTGCGGGGCCTCGTAGAACACCAGTGCATACGGGTGCGATACCAGCGCCTGCAGCGCGGTCGCGCGCTGCTTCGTCTTCGGCGGCAGGAAGCCCGCGAACGTGAACGCGCCGGCCCAGTCGCCGGCCACGCTCAGCGCGGTCACGGCCGCGCTCGCGCCCGGCAGCGGAATCACCGCGAAGCCGGCGGCGCGCACCGCGTCGACGAGCCGCGCGCCGGGATCCGAGATGCCGGGCGTGCCGGCGTCCGATACATAGGCCACGCGCTCGCCGCCGCGCAGCAGTTCGATCACGCGTTGCGCGGCTTCGCGTTCGTTGTGCTCGTGCACGGCGACGAGCGGTTTCGAGATCCCGTAGCGGGCGAGCAGCTGGCCCGTGTTGCGGGTGTCTTCGGCCGCGATGCGGTCGGCGAGGCCGAGCACGTGCAGCGCGCGCAGCGTGATGTCGGCGGTGTTGCCGATCGGCGTGGCGACCACGTAGAGCGCGGCGTCCGGGTAGTGCTGCGTGTGCGCGAGTTCGAGGAGGGCAGTCATGGCAGGCAATGCGCGCAATCGCGGCGCAAGCGGAACAAGGACGGCATTGTGCCACGCGGCGCCGGCCCGGCCGGGCGACGGGCGCGGTTTGGTGCGCGCCGGCGACAACTTTTCGGATGCGGCGCGATCCAAACCGGTCGGCGCGGCATTCGAGCTGCGCGCGCGGCAGTTTCTCGAACGCCGCGGCCTCGGGTTCGTCGCGGCGAACGTGACGATGCGCGGTGGCGAGCTCGATCTCGTGATGCGCGAGCCTGACGGCATGCTCGTGTTCGTCGAGGTGCGCGCGCGGCGCAGCGTCCGGCATGGCGGCGCGGCCGCGAGCGTCGGCTGGCGCAAGCGGCGTCGCCTGGTGGCGGCCGCGCTCCAGTTCTGGGCGCGGCACGGCGCCGGCGCCGCGTGCCGCTTCGACGTCGTCGCGTTCGAGGCCGGCCGGCTCGCGTGGCTGCGCGACGCATTTCGTGCCGACGATGCGTAGCGGCGAGCTGTGACGAGATGTAAAGAGTTCTTGCCGGACCGCCGGAGAGGGTGCCGGAGTACGGTAAACTCGCCGCACCCACGATGTCGCGCGATGCGTGCCACGCGCCCAGTTCACCAGGAATCGATGTCAGTCGAACGTATTCAGCAACATTTCCGCGACAGCGCCGCGCTTCACGCCGAAGCGGCCGACGCGCTGTCGCTGCCGATCGCAGCCGCGGTCGATGCGATGTTCGCCGCGCTGGCGAACGGCAACAAGATCGTCGCGTGCGGTGACGGCCCGTCAGCCGCCGCCGCGCATTACCTCGCCGTGTCACTCGTCGGCGGCTTCGAGCGCGAGCGCCCGGGCCTGCCCGCGATCGCGCTGGCCACCGATGCGTCGCAGGGCGGCCTCGCGGGCGCGGTGTCCGCCGATCAGCTGTTCGCGCAGCAGGTGCGCGTGCTCGGCCAGACCGGCGACATCCTGCTGGTGCTCGATCCGGCCGGCGCGTCGCCGCGCGTGCTGGCGGCGATCGACGAAGCGCACGAGCGCGAGATGACCGTCGTCGCGCTGACGGGCGGCGACGGCCATGCGGTCGCCGCCGCGCTGTCCGATACCGATATTCCGATCAGCGTGCCCGCCGTTCGCGCGGCGCGCATCCACGAAGTCCATCTGCTGACCATCCACTGCCTGTGCGACGGCATCGACGCGATGCTGCTGGGTGAGGATTGAACGAAGGAGAGCCGTCGATGAATCAAAGCCGCGTCAAACAGACGCTCGTCAGAACCACGCTGCTCGCTGCGCTGACGGCGGGCCTCGCCGTGTCGCTGCAAGGTTGTGTGCTCGGGGTCGTGGGCGCAGCGGCCGGCGGCGGCGCGCTGATCGCGACCGATCGCCGTACGCTCGGCGCGCAGACGGAAGATCGCGAGATCCAGGTCAAGTCGCTCACGCAGATCAACAACGGGCTGCCCGACCAGTCGCACGTGAACGTGACGGTGTTCAACCGCCGCGTGCTGCTGACGGGCGAAGTGCCGAACGATGCATCGAAGCAGCGCGCCGAGGAAATCGTGCGCGGCATCAACAACGTGAACGGCATCGTCAACGAGCTGTCGGTCGAGCCGGCGTCGTCGCTGTCGTCGCGCGCGAACGACTCGTACCTCGAAGGGCGCGTGAAGTCCGAGCTGATTGCGACGAAGGGCATCTCGTCGAACTACTACAAGGTCGTCAGCGAACGCGGCAACCTTTACCTGATGGGGCTCGTGACGGTCGACGAGGGCAATCGCGGCGCGGAAGCCGCCAGCCAGGTGCCGGGCGTCGAGAAGGTCGTGAAGGTGTTCCAGTACGTGAAGCCGCAGGACGCGCAGGCGCTGCAGAACGCGTCGCCCGCGAGCGGCGCATCTGGCGCGCAGGCTGCCGCCGCGCCGGCGGATACCGCGACGGTGGGCGCCGTGCCCGACGCGTCGGTGCAGTCCGCGCCGCTGCAGCCGCCCGCGCCGATCTCGAATTCGTCGAACGTGCACCCGGGCAACCCGAAGGCCCCGGCGCAATGAAGAACAGGCAGATGAAGCAGATGAAACAGTGGATGGTGCAGGGCGTCGCGGCCGCGGCGCTCGCGATTGGCGCGCTGGGCGTCGCGCATGCGGATGTCGGTGACGGCCTGAAGGTCGCGCGCGGCAACGCCTGCATGGGCTGCCACGCGATCGACCGCAAGCTCGTCGGCCCGTCGTTCAAGGATATCGCCGCCCGCTACAAGGCCGATCCGCAGGCCGTGGCCAAGCTGTCGAAGAAGGTGAAGGAGGGCGGCTCGGGCGTCTGGGGCGCCATTCCGATGCCCGCGCACCCGCGCATGAGCGACGCCGACGTGCGTTCGGTGGTCGAATGGGTGCTGGCTGGCGCGCCGTCAAAGTAAGGTGTCAGGGGCGATTCAACCCCTATTGCCAAGCGCGGAAATGCGTGTGTATGATGGTTGACTGTTGGGGCGGTAGCTCAGCTGGGAGAGCGTCGCGTTCGCAATGCGAAGGTCGGGAGTTCGATCCTCCTCCGCTCCACCAACGGAATTCGAAGGGCTCGATCGCAAGATCGGGCCTTTTTGTTTGTGTGGGTCCGCGATGGCAGGCCGGGCCAGGCACCGTACTCGACGTGGCGGAGTGGGTCGACCGGTGGCCGGTCAGTCAGGTCAGCAGTTCGTGCGCGAGCCTGAACGTCGGCACCGCCAACGCGGCGAACGCCACCGTCATGACCGCGAGAATCACTGTTCTCTTCCGCAGCAGCGCGAAGATGACGAACGACAGCGCATAGAACGCGCAGGTCAGCAGGATGATCCACCAGAGCGCCGCGTAGCCGGCGCCGCCTTCGAAGTTCGATACGTTCCGCGTCATCAGCGTCGCGCCGTAACCGGCGGCGGTCATGCTCGCGGGCAGGCCCAGCACCGAATACAGGATGTAGACGACCAGCTGTCGCGGTGTCGGATCGGAAGACGTCATGACGGATGGTTCTTATTCGGGTGGACGGGCCGCCGAACCGGTCGCCACGCGGGCAGGTTCAGGCAGCCAGCAGGATGCGGGCGTTTCCGATGTTTGGCAACCACCCGCCGCTGCCCGCCGCCGCCTTCACCCCCGCCCGAAACTCGGCCGCTTCGGATCGTACGTCCACCCCGGCACGAGATAGCGCATCGCGACCGCGTCGTCGCGCGCCGTGCCGCCGACTTGCCGATAAAGCGCATGCGCGGCCTCGACCTGCGCCATGTCGAGCTCGATCCCGAGCCCCGGCCGCTCCGGCACGGCCACCTGGCCCCCGACGATCTTCAGCGGCTCGCGCGTGAGCCGCGCATCGCCTTCCTGCCAGATCCAGTGCGTGTCGATCGCGGTGATCGTGCCGGGCGCGGCCGCCGCCGCATGCGTGAACATCGCGAGCGACACGTCGAAGTGGTTGTTCGAGTGCGAACCCCACGTGAGCCCCCAGTCGCGGCACAGCTGCGCGAGCCGCACCGAGCCCTGCATCGTCCAGAAATGCGGGTCGGCGAGCGGGATGTCGACCGCCTGCAGCCGCACCGCATGATCCATCTGCCGCCAGTCGGTCGCGATCATGTTGGTCGCGGTCGGGATTCCCGTCGCGCGGCGGAATTCGGCCATCACCTCGCGGCCCGAATAGCCGCCTTCCGGCCCGCACGGATCTTCCGCATACGCGAGCAGGTGGCCTTGTCCGCGGCATAGCGCGACGGCCTCGTCGAGCGACCACGCGCCGTTCGGGTCGAGCGTCGCGCGGGCGTCGGGGAAGCGTGCCTTGATCGCGGCGATCGCTTCCATCTCGTCGGCGCCGGCCATCACGCCGCCCTTCAGCTTGAAATCGGCGAAGCCGTAGCGATCGACTGCGGCCTCGGCCTGCCGCGCGATCGCGGCCGGCGTGAGCGCTTCCTCGTTGCGCAGCCGGAACCATGCATCCGACGCCTGCGCCTCGTCGCGATACGGCAGGTCGGTGCGGCCGCGATCGCCGAGATAGAACAGGTACGCGAGCATCGGCACCGCATCGCGCTGCTGCCCTTCACCGAGCAGCGCCGCGACCGGCACGTCGAGATGCTGGCCGAGCAGGTCGAGCAGCGCGGCCTCGATCGCGGTGATCACGTTGTCGAGCCGCAGGTTGATCTCGTGCGGCTGGCGCAGCACCGCGGCTTCGCCGGCCGACGTCACCTCGTGCCGGATCGTGCGGCCCGCACCCGCGCCCGCTCCGGACAGCGTCGCGCGCACCACGTTGAGCGTCGCCTGGTAGCGTCCGATCGACTGGCCGACCACGAGATCCGTCATGCGCTCGAGCGCGTGGCGGATGCCTTCGCCGCCTGGCACTTCGCCGACGCCCGTGTGTCCGCTGCTGTCGTCGAGGATCACGAGGTTGCGCGTGAAGTACGGCGCGTGCGCGCCGCACAGGTTGAGCAGCATGCTGTCGCGGCCGGCGACGGGAATCACCTGCATGCGCGTGACGCGCGGGGTGCCGGCACGGCGGGAATCGGACATCGGCTCGCTCCTGGTTCCGGTGGGGCACGGGCCGCCGGCTGCGCCGGCGCGGCCCGCGCCGTTCATTGAAGCTCGACGCGGCGGATCTCGCCGACGACGAACAGGTAGCAGATCACGGCGACGAGCGCGTGCGCGACCACGTAGACGAGCGCGCCGTTGAACGAGCCGCTGCGGTCGACGATGTAGCCGATCGCGATCGGCGTCGTGATGCTGGAGAGGTTGCCGCACGTGTTGAGCAGCGCGCCGCTCAGGCCCGCGATCTGGCGCGGCGCGGTGTCGGCGTTGACGGCCCAGCCGAGCGCGCCGAGCCCCTTGCCGAAGAACGACAGCGCCATGAACAGCACGACGAGCACGTGCGAATCGGTGTAGTTGCAGACGATCATCGACATCGACAGCAGCATGCCGACCACGATCGGCACCTTGCGCGCGACCGACAGCGAGCGGCCCTGCTTGAGCAGCCCGTCGGACACGACGCCGCCGAGAATCCCGCCGAGGAACCCGCACACGGCCGGGATCGACGCGACGAGCCCCGCGTTGAGGATCGACATCCCGCGCGCCTGCACGAGATAGACGGGAAACCACGTGATGAAGAAATAGGTGAGCGCGTTGATGCAGTACTGCGCGACGTACACGCCGATCAGCATCCGGCTCTTCAGCAGCGCCTTCACGTGGCGCATCGACGGGCCGCCGTCGCGGCCGCCGGTCGCCTGGTCGATGTTGACGAGCGCGCCGCCTTCGGCGAGGTAGTCGAGCTCCGCGCGGTTGATGGTCGGGTGGTCCTTCGGGTCGTACATCGTGCGGTTCCACACCAGGACGAACGCGAAGCCGAGCACGCCCATCACCGCGAACACCGACTGCCAGCCGAACGCGTGCACGAGCCAGCCCATCAGCGGCGCGAACACGACGGTCGCCGCGTACTGCGCGGCGTTGAAGATCGCCGACGCGGTGCCGCGTTCGGGCGCAGGGAACCACGCGGACACGATCCGGCTGTTGGCCGGGAACGACGGCGCCTCGGCCGCGCCGACCAGGAAGCGCAGCCCGAACAGCAGCGCGAACGCGGCCGCGCCGCCGAAGAAGCCGATCCCGCCTTGCAGCAGCGTGAACAGCGACCAGAAGAAGATGCTGAACGCATAGACGATGCGCGACCCGTAGCGGTCGAGCAGCCAGCCGCCCGGCAGTTGCGCGACCACGTACGACCAGCCGAACGCGGAAAAGATGAAGCCCATCTGCACGTGGCTCAGGTGCAGCGCGCGGGCGAGGCTCGGGCCGGCGATCGCGATCGCCGCGCGATCCGCGTAGTTGATCGTCGTGACCGCGAACAGGACGGCCAGCACCAGCCAGCGCACGCGCGTGCGCCGGGCCGTTGCCGACGCGGACGCCGGCAGCGCTTGAAGCGGATTCATGACTGTCTCCTCCGAAGGGCGGAAGGTGCCGTCGTGCGGCAGGCGCGTCGATGCGCGCCATTCGTATGGGGGCTGCCGGCCGGAGGCCGGACGCCGCTACCGCAGGGCAGGGCGTCCGGGCCATTCTGTCATGGCGAAATTTGCGCCTTCATGCCAATTGCTGACTTGATCGATTCAGCAATTGAATCGATCAGCCAATTGGCCCAAGGCCGTGCCATGGCTTGCTGGAATATTTTTACCCGGATAATATTGACATCCAATTTATACCCGTATAAAAATAGCGTCATTCCGATTCCAGCCCGCGGGGCGATCACGATGACCACCACCACACTGCTCCCTTCCTACACGGCCTTCGACGGCCACCGGCGGCTCGCGTCGGGGCCGCTCGCGACGGTCGCGCTCGCGGTCCGGCAGGCCGCCGGCGATGCGATGCCCGGCACGATCCTGATCTTCGACGATGCGACGGGCCGCTCGATCGACCTCGACCTGCGCGGCACGGCGGACGAAATCCGCGCGCGCTACGCACCGCCGTCGGGCGATACGGCCAGCGCCGCCGGCGAGCTGGCCGGCGACGGCGCGGGCGAACAGCGCGGCCGCGGCCGGCCGAAGCTCGGCGTCGTGTCGCGCGAGGTCACGCTGCTGCCGCGTCACTGGGAATGGCTGGCCACGCAGCCCGGCGGCGCGTCGGTCGCGTTGCGCAAGCTTGTCGAGGACGCACGGCGCACCCATGCGGAAGCCGACCGGCGACGCGACGCGCAGGCGCGCGCCTACCACTTCATGTCGGCGATGGCGGGCGACCTGCCCGGTTTCGAGGAGGCCGCGCGCGCGCTGTATGCGAACGACCTGACACGCGTCGCCGAGCTGATCGCCGGCTGGCCGGACGACGTGCGCGACCATGCGCTCGCGCTGGCACGCGGCGAACTGCCGCCGTCCACCGAAGACTGCCGACAGGAGCATCGGACGCCATGACCGCATTCGATCTGAATCGCGGCGCGATCGCGCCGGTTGCCGACGAGGTCGATCTCGTCGAGCTGCGCGTGACCGGCACGATCCCGCACGAACTCGCCGGCACGTTGCTGCGCAACGGCCCGAATCCGCCGGGCGGCCGTTTCGAAGGAAACGACATGCTGTCGTGGTGGCCGGAAGCCGCGATGCTGCACGCGATCGCGTTCGAAGGCGGCCGCGCGACCGGCTACCGGAACCGCTGGGCGCGCACGCAGCGCTGGGCCGCCGTGCATGCGCCTGAAGCGGCATCGCAGCTGCCCGACACCAACCCGAACGTGAACGTGCTGCAGCATGCCGGCGAATTGCTCGCACTGGCGGAGGGCGGCGCGCCGTTCGCGATCACGGCCGCGCTCGATTCGCTCGGTGTGCCGGCGCGGCACGCGGGCCTCGGCGGCGGGATGACCGCGCATCCGAAGGTCGATCCGGTGACCGGCGAGCTGATTGCGTTCCGCGCGGACTGGCGCGCACCGTGGCTGCGCTACGGTGTCGCCGATGCGCAGGGCGTGCAGCGCGTCGATCTCGAGATCGCGCTGAACGCGCCGTCGATGATGCACGACCTCGCGATCACCGAAACCCGCAGCCTGCTGCTCGACCTGAACGTCGGCTACGACTTTTCGCTGCTGAAGCACGGCCACCGGATGCCGCTGCGCTGGCACGACGACCGGCCCGCGCGCATCGGCGTGCTCCCGCGCCACGGCGGCGCGGTGCGCTGGTTCGACGTCGAGCCGTGCTTCATCCTGCACGTCGTGAACGCGTACGACTGCGACGCGTCGTGCATCGTGCTCGATGCGGTGCGCTATCCGTCGTTCCTGCGGTTCGACGCGGGCACGGGCCGCTTCGCCGACAACCCGGTCGGCGAGCTGTGGCGCTACGTGATCGATACGGCGAACGGGCTGATCGACGAAGGGCCGCTCGCCGACGGCGGCATCGAGATGCCGCGCATCAACGAAAGCCGGACGGGGCGCCGCTACCGCTACCTGTATGCGGTCGAGCAGCCGAATCCTGTGGAAATGCGCGGCGTGATGCGCTTCGACCACGCGAGCGGCACGACGACGCACTACGCGGTGCCGCCCGGCGACCAGAACAGCGAGCCGGTGTTCGTGCCGCGCCCGGGCGGCGCGAACGAGGACGACGGCTGGCTGCTGGTGATGGTCTACCGCGCGGCGACCGATACGAGTGACGTCGTGATCCTCGATGCGCGCGCGATCGACGCGGGGCCGGTCGCCACCGTGCACCTGCCGCGCCGCGTGCCGGCCGGGTTCCACGGCGCGTGGGTGCCGCGCGAACGTTGAACGTGAGCGGCGGCGCGCGTCACTGCGCGCGCAGCGCATCGACGATTTTCAGCCGCGCGGCGCGCATCGCCGGCAGGAACCCGCCGACGAGCCCCATCACCAGTGAGAACAGCAGCGTCTTCACGACGATCGCGGGCGTCAACACGAAGCGGAACGACAGGTCGGCGAAGGTTTGAAAGTTGGTCGTCGAGAACGACGCGAACTGCATCAGCGACGCGCACGCGAGCCCCGCCACACCGCCGACGAAGCCGAGCAGCAGCGCTTCCAGCAGGAACGCGGCGAGCACGTTCGTGCGCTTGAAGCCGAGCGCGCGCAGCGTGCCGATCTCGGCGACGCGGTTCGCGACCGACGCATACATCGTGATCATCGCGCCGATCATCGCGGCGATCGAGAAGATCGTCGACAGCGTGATGCCGAGGATGTTGATGAACGTCGACAGCGCCCTCGACTGATCGCCGTAGAAGGTCTGTTCGCGTTTCGCCTCGTCGGTGAGGCGCGGGTCGACGTCGATGTCGGCCTTGAAGCGCGCGAAGCCGTCGGCACTCGGGATGCGCAGCACCATCGACGAATAGCTGGTGCGCCGGAACGACTGCATCAGCTGGTCGACGTCGCCCCAGATCTCCGAATCGAAGCCGCTGCCGCCCGCGTCGAAGATGCCGACGATGGTCCAGTCGCGCTGCGCGAAATGCAGGCTGTCGCCGAGCTGCGTGCCGCTGAAGCCCTTCGCGATCGCGCTGCCGACGATGATTTCCGACGAGCCGGGCGCGAACATGCGGCCGGCGACGAGCTTCACGTGCGGGCGCAGCGCGAGGCCGGACGGCGACACGCCGCGGATCACGACGTTCGACGGCTTGCCGGTCGAGGTCTTCACCAGCGAGATCAGCACGACCGCTTCCTTCGACACGAGCGGCCGGCCGTCGGGGCCGAGTGCGACGGCCGGATGCATTTCGAGCGCATTGGCCTGCTGGTGGTCGATCGAGCTCTGGATCTCGGTTTCGGCGCCCTTGCGGATCACCACCGCGTTGTCGGGTTCGCCGGTCGACACGAGCGTCTGCGTGAGCCCCGCGTCGAGCATCTGCACGGTCGCGAACACGAAGATCACGAGCGCCATCCCGCCGGCGGTCAGCGCGGTGGTGAGCCGTCGGGTCCACAGGTTGCGCGCGATGTAGTTGAGCGGGATCGCCATGGGCCAACCTAACCGATTGCCCGGAGGCCTTCGACGACGCGCACGCGCGCCGCCTGCCACGCCGGCACGATCGCCGCCGCGAAGCCGACCGCGACCGAGCACGCGGCCTGCAGCACGACCGTCTCGGTGGACACCTTGAACACCGGGAAGATGCCGCCGGCCGCCTGCTTGAAGAGACTCGCGGCGGGCGGCGTCGCGAGGATCCCGAGCCCGCCGCCGGCCACCGCGATCACGACCGATTCGCCGAACACGATCAGCGCGAGGAAGCCGGGGCCGAAGCCGAGCGCCTTCAGCGTCGCGTATTCGGCTGTGCGCTCGCGCGCGCTCATTGCCATCGCGTTGGCCATCACGGCCATGATGATCAGGATCACCACATACGACACGAGGCGGATCGCCGCGATGATCTGGTTCGACATCGCGACGAAGCCGAGCTGGAACGCCTGCTCGGTTTCGGTCAGCGTCTCGGCGAGCGAGTTCTTGAACACCGCGTCGACGTGGCGCGCGATCGACGCGCCGTCGTCGGGGTTCGCGACGCCGAGCACGAATACGCCGACCTGGTCGGCCTGCTTCGGCGTGCGCTGGCGCACCGTCTCGTTCAGGTATTCCCAGTGGAACACCAGCTGCCGCGTGATCGTCGAGTCGTCGCGGCCGTCCAGGATGCCGCGCACGACGAAATCCCATGTGCCCGGGTAGATCGTGCCCTTCAGCGGGATCACGTCGCCGATCTTGAAGCCGAATTGCGTCGCGAGCTGGCGGCCGACGAGGCAGCCGCGGCGGTCGCGATCGTAGTCGGCGCGCTGCTGCGCCGGGATGATGAATTCCGGGTACAGGTCGAGATAGTTGTCCGATACCGCGAAGCTCGCGAAGAAGTTCTTCGGGTCGCGGTAGATGCCGCCGAACCAGTTCGAGCGGACCACGGCCGTCACGCCTTCGACGCCGCGGATCCGGTTCTCGTAGCTGACAGGCAGCGGAAACACGAGCGAGATCGCGTTGCGCGTGACGAGCCGCCCGCTGGAGGCAGCGGCCGCGCCCGCGTACCACGCGTCGACCACGGTGTG
The nucleotide sequence above comes from Burkholderia sp. HI2500. Encoded proteins:
- a CDS encoding ABC transporter permease codes for the protein MAIPLNYIARNLWTRRLTTALTAGGMALVIFVFATVQMLDAGLTQTLVSTGEPDNAVVIRKGAETEIQSSIDHQQANALEMHPAVALGPDGRPLVSKEAVVLISLVKTSTGKPSNVVIRGVSPSGLALRPHVKLVAGRMFAPGSSEIIVGSAIAKGFSGTQLGDSLHFAQRDWTIVGIFDAGGSGFDSEIWGDVDQLMQSFRRTSYSSMVLRIPSADGFARFKADIDVDPRLTDEAKREQTFYGDQSRALSTFINILGITLSTIFSIAAMIGAMITMYASVANRVAEIGTLRALGFKRTNVLAAFLLEALLLGFVGGVAGLACASLMQFASFSTTNFQTFADLSFRFVLTPAIVVKTLLFSLVMGLVGGFLPAMRAARLKIVDALRAQ
- a CDS encoding carotenoid oxygenase family protein, which translates into the protein MTAFDLNRGAIAPVADEVDLVELRVTGTIPHELAGTLLRNGPNPPGGRFEGNDMLSWWPEAAMLHAIAFEGGRATGYRNRWARTQRWAAVHAPEAASQLPDTNPNVNVLQHAGELLALAEGGAPFAITAALDSLGVPARHAGLGGGMTAHPKVDPVTGELIAFRADWRAPWLRYGVADAQGVQRVDLEIALNAPSMMHDLAITETRSLLLDLNVGYDFSLLKHGHRMPLRWHDDRPARIGVLPRHGGAVRWFDVEPCFILHVVNAYDCDASCIVLDAVRYPSFLRFDAGTGRFADNPVGELWRYVIDTANGLIDEGPLADGGIEMPRINESRTGRRYRYLYAVEQPNPVEMRGVMRFDHASGTTTHYAVPPGDQNSEPVFVPRPGGANEDDGWLLVMVYRAATDTSDVVILDARAIDAGPVATVHLPRRVPAGFHGAWVPRER
- a CDS encoding ABC transporter permease; translated protein: MYVLKLIARNAMRHRLRTLLTVLGLTIAVLAFGLLHTVVDAWYAGAAAASSGRLVTRNAISLVFPLPVSYENRIRGVEGVTAVVRSNWFGGIYRDPKNFFASFAVSDNYLDLYPEFIIPAQQRADYDRDRRGCLVGRQLATQFGFKIGDVIPLKGTIYPGTWDFVVRGILDGRDDSTITRQLVFHWEYLNETVRQRTPKQADQVGVFVLGVANPDDGASIARHVDAVFKNSLAETLTETEQAFQLGFVAMSNQIIAAIRLVSYVVILIIMAVMANAMAMSARERTAEYATLKALGFGPGFLALIVFGESVVIAVAGGGLGILATPPAASLFKQAAGGIFPVFKVSTETVVLQAACSVAVGFAAAIVPAWQAARVRVVEGLRAIG